In Oryza sativa Japonica Group chromosome 3, ASM3414082v1, one DNA window encodes the following:
- the LOC4331512 gene encoding thiol-disulfide oxidoreductase LTO1 has protein sequence MATISATLSISFLPSSIRFAVATTSTSTTSSSSSWRIKRPARFRCCAEPSSPEQENPSTPAPPPVKPPASPSSLWGISTSTWSAGVAGLGFLETAYLSYIKLTGSEAFCPVSGGGCGDVLQSDYSVVFGIPLPLLGLVAYGLVLTLSLQENGKKFLPGIDDLDIRLTLLLISTSMATASSYFLYILNTRFIGTSCSYCLLSAFLSFTLFSIRVKDLGLERVQKFVGLQLSVAIIVALALTNSYSSATTQLNGTDDFVLERYDTEITTESTPFAIALAKHLHSVGAKMYGAFWCSHCNEQKQIFGREATKILDYVECFPNGAGKGKKMAPECAAAGIEGFPTWIINGKVLGGDQELPILAEESGFTVEGTEQS, from the exons atggcgacaaTCTCCGCGACTCtctccatctccttcctcccttcATCAATTcgcttcgccgtcgccaccacctccacctccactacctcctcctcctcctcctggcgtATCAAG CGACCCGCGCGGTTCAGATGCTGCGCGGAGCCCTCTTCACCGGAGCAGGAGAACCCCTCGACTCCGGCCCCGCCACCAGTGAAGCCTcctgcgtcgccgtcgtccctgTGGGGCATTTCCACGAGCACCTGGTCTGCGGGTGTCGCCGGGCTGGGGTTTCTGGAGACCGCCTACCTCAGTTATATCAAGCTCACGGGCTCCGAGGCGTTCTGCCCGGTTAGCGGCGGGGGCTGCGGCGACGTGCTCCAAAGCGACTACTCTGTCGTCTTCG GGATTCCTCTTCCACTACTTGGTCTGGTGGCATATGGTTTGGTTTTAACGCTCTCTCTTCAAGAAAATGGGAAGAAGTTCCTCCCTGGAATTGATGATCTGGATATTCGTTTAACATTACTTCTGATCTCTACTTCAATGGCCACTGCAAGTTCTTATTTCCTATATATTCTAAACACTAGATTTATTGGGACGTCTTGTTCATACTGCTTGTTGTCTGCATTTCTCTCCTTCACTTTATTTTCCATCAGAGTTAAG GACCTCGGTTTGGAACGTGTCCAGAAGTTTGTTGGTCTTCAATTATCAGTAGCAATTATTGTTGCTCTTGCTCTGACAAATTCCTACAGTTCAGCTACAACACAGTTAAACGG CACAGATGATTTTGTTTTAGAACGATATGATACAGAGATAACAACCGAATCAACCCCATTTGCTATTGCACTTGCAAAACATTTGCACTCTGTTGGCGCTAAGATGTATGGAGCATTCTGGTGTTCTCATTGTAACGAACAAAAACAG ATTTTTGGTCGAGAAGCTACAAAAATTCTGGACTATGTTGAATGTTTTCCTAATGGAGCTGGCAAGGGAAAGAAAATGGCTCCTGAATGTGCAGCTGCTGGTATAGAAGGTTTTCCGACATGGATTATCAACGGCAAG GTTTTGGGTGGCGACCAGGAACTTCCAATCCTTGCTGAAGAATCTGGTTTCACTGTTGAGGGAACCGAGCAATCATAA
- the LOC107276394 gene encoding uncharacterized protein, with the protein MPKKMGVNTKAEAARERRSAAEADRRDRDARAKEEAYWQAAEGPKSRSARRREEDAEKRAEAAARRAENRRLAELEQQQLAAAARRPDRKAARVGGPVVPKVTEAELLRRREEERIRLEREAEAAKKRQARTAEEEEYERVVLVANTNRDDSIIEARSVEDAIVKMSIAAEPALPPDRHPERRLKVSYKAFEEAELAKLKEEKPGLTLHQYKDMIWKLWKKSPDNPLNQAAD; encoded by the exons ATGCCGAAGAAGATGGGAGTCAACAccaaggcggaggcggcgcgcgagcGACGAAGCGCCGCCGAGGCGGATCGCCGCGACCGCGACGCTCGCGCCAAGGAGGAGGCCTACTGGCAGGCGGCCGAGGGCCCCAAGTCGcgctccgcgcgccgccgcgaggaggaCGCCGAGAAGCGCGCCGAGGCGGCCGCACGCCGCGCGGAgaaccgccgcctcgccgagctcgagcagcagcagctcgccgccgccgcgcggcgccccGACCGCAAGGCCGCACGCGTCGGCGGCCCCGTCGTCCCCAAGGTCACCGAGGCCGAGCTGCTGCGAcgccgggaggaggagcggaTCCGCCTCGAGCGCGAGGCTGAGGCCGCCAAGAAGCGACAGGCCCGCACCGCCGAAGAGGAGGAGTACGAGCGCGTCGTGCTCGTCGCCAACACCAACAGAGACGACTCCATCATCGAGGCACGGTCAGTGGAGGACGCCATCGTCAAGATGTCCATCGCTGCCGAGCCTGCGCTACCACCGGATCGCCACCCCGAGCGCCGCCTCAAGGTCTCGTACAAG GCTTTTGAAGAAGCAGAGCTAGCCAAACTCAAGGAGGAAAAGCCTGGGCTGACTCTGCATCAGTACAAAGATATGATATGGAAGTTGTGGAAGAAATCTCCAGACAACCCTCTCAATCAG GCTGCTGATTGA
- the LOC4331514 gene encoding probable signal recognition particle 43 kDa protein, chloroplastic, producing the protein MEAVLRHPSLSRLKPPNPNAQRTPALSITVPFRLRLPNRRLTAAAVFQDQTNPRNPASKGGDDDEAYGEVDRIVSSRTIKNPVFAEDGSATTVTATEYLVEWKDGHEPSWIPAEAIAADVVAEYETPWWTAAKKADAAEITALLADETLRRDPDAEDAQGRTAMHFAAGLGSEECVRALAEAGADVGRPERAGGGLTPLHIAVGYGRPAAVRALLELGAEPEAPDGQGRTPLELVQDVLAKTPKGNPATFERRLALEAAAKELEKAVYEWGEVEKVVDGRGEGKWREYLVEWRDGGDREWVRAAWVAEDLVKDFDAGLEYAVAEAVVNKREAAEGEGKWEYLVKWVDIEEATWEPAENVDAELLQEFEQRQSGVAAGGDAPPPPPVAG; encoded by the coding sequence ATGGAGGCTGTCCTACGACACCCATCCCTTTCCCGCCTCAAACCCCCCAACCCCAATGCTCAGAGAACTCCAGCCCTCTCCATCACCGTCCCTTTCCGGCTTCGTCTCCCCAACCGGCGGCTCACCGCCGCGGCGGTGTTCCAGGACCAGACCAACCCAAGAAACCCAGCGAGCAagggaggcgacgacgatgaggcgTACGGCGAGGTGGACCGTATTGTGTCCAGCCGCACCATCAAGAATCCGGTGTTCGCGGAGGACGGCTCGGCCACCACGGTCACCGCCACGGAGTACCTCGTCGAGTGGAAGGACGGGCACGAGCCTTCGTGGATCCCGGCGGAGGCCATAGCGGCGGACGTGGTGGCGGAGTACGAGACGCCGTGGTGGACGGCCGCCAAGAAGGCGGACGCGGCGGAGATCACTGCGCTACTCGCGGACGAGACGCTGCGGCGTGACCCCGACGCGGAGGATGCGCAGGGGCGCACGGCGATGCACTTCGCCGCGGGGCTTGGATCCGAGGAGTGCGTGCGCGCGCTCGCCGAGGCCGGGGCCGACGTGGGGCGACCcgagcgcgccggcggcgggctcaCGCCGCTGCACATCGCGGTCGGGTACGGGCGCCCGGCGGCCGTGCGCGCGCTGCTGGAGCTGGGCGCCGAGCCGGAGGCCCCCGACGGGCAGGGCCGGACGCCGCTGGAGCTGGTCCAGGACGTGCTCGCGAAGACGCCCAAGGGCAACCCGGCGACGTTCGAGCGGCGGCTGgcgctggaggcggcggcgaaggagctggaGAAGGCCGTGTACGAGTGGGGCGAAGTGGAGAAGGTGGTGGACGGCCGCGGCGAGGGCAAGTGGCGGGAGTACTTGGTGGagtggcgcgacggcggcgacagggAGTGGGTGAGGGCGGCGTGGGTGGCGGAGGACCTGGTGAAGGACTTCGACGCCGGGCTGGAGTACGCCGTCGCGGAGGCCGTCGTCAAcaagagggaggcggcggaaggggaggggaaatgGGAGTACCTTGTCAAGTGGGTGGACATCGAGGAGGCGACGTGGGAGCCCGCGGAGAACGTCGACGCCGAACTCCTCCAGGAGTTCGAGCAGCGGCAATCTGGGGTGGCTGCTGGCGGTgatgctccgccgccgccgccggtcgccgggtGA